In the Numida meleagris isolate 19003 breed g44 Domestic line chromosome 5, NumMel1.0, whole genome shotgun sequence genome, one interval contains:
- the LOC110400071 gene encoding uncharacterized protein LOC110400071 isoform X1, which translates to MEENRMVCTTRAALLKIRITIKGKDRPEPGCGVRGPVPQRPSPLTSLRVSTPISFLPTGQRLRAAAADPRRPAPLHRPRSRDGASPPPAPCPLSASRWLPVPGPAGTETSGNKRRGRPAAGPGLLLRISPPGSVPAAARVAPYEAGKAPRAPLRKCIKNRCRRRVCWERAEAQHGRISAFHPPLCTNRRMIATNNPVRETPHFVARGDGRSPPARSRSAPPSAALRERGPAVLLFYETKEAEPDPLREKPAHPWQKALPLAKG; encoded by the exons atggaagaaaatagaatgGTATGCACAACCCGGGCAGCACtactaaaaataagaataacaaTAAAGGGAAAGGATCGGCCAGAGCCGGGCTGCGGTGTGCGCGGCCCCGTCCCGCAGCGTCCTTCTCCTCTCACATCTCTCCGTGTTTCTACGCCGATTTCTTTCCTGCCGACGGGACAGAGGCTCCGTGCGGCCGCGGCCGAtccccgccgccccgctccgctccaCCGCCCCCGGAGCCGGGACGGGgcctccccgccgcccgccccgtgCCCCCTCTCTGCGTCCCGGTGGCTCCCGGTGCCCGGTCCAGCGGGGACAGAAACTTCGGGAAACAAGCGGCGGGGCCGGCctgctgcggggccggggctccTCTTGCGGATTTCTCCCCCCGGTTCGGTCCCTGCCGCAGCTAGGGTCGCTCCCTACGAAGCGGGGAAGGCACCGAGAGCCCCTCTCCGTAAATGCATTAAGAATCGTTGCAGGAGGAGGGTGTGCTGGGAGCGGGCTGAGGCTCAACACGGGCGCATTTCCGCCTTTCATCCGCCGCTCTGTACCAATCGTCGGATGATTGCGACAAACAATCCGGTGAGAGAAACCCCTCATTTCGTTGCGAGAGGCGATGGCCGCTCTCCGCCCGCGCGGAGCCGCTCCGCTCCCCCCAGTGCCGCGCTCCGGGAGCGGGGACCCGCAG ttttattattttacgAAACGAAAGAAGCAGAACCGG
- the LOC110400071 gene encoding basic proline-rich protein-like isoform X2, with translation MEENRMVCTTRAALLKIRITIKGKDRPEPGCGVRGPVPQRPSPLTSLRVSTPISFLPTGQRLRAAAADPRRPAPLHRPRSRDGASPPPAPCPLSASRWLPVPGPAGTETSGNKRRGRPAAGPGLLLRISPPGSVPAAARVAPYEAGKAPRAPLRKCIKNRCRRRVCWERAEAQHGRISAFHPPLCTNRRMIATNNPFYYFTKRKKQNRTH, from the exons atggaagaaaatagaatgGTATGCACAACCCGGGCAGCACtactaaaaataagaataacaaTAAAGGGAAAGGATCGGCCAGAGCCGGGCTGCGGTGTGCGCGGCCCCGTCCCGCAGCGTCCTTCTCCTCTCACATCTCTCCGTGTTTCTACGCCGATTTCTTTCCTGCCGACGGGACAGAGGCTCCGTGCGGCCGCGGCCGAtccccgccgccccgctccgctccaCCGCCCCCGGAGCCGGGACGGGgcctccccgccgcccgccccgtgCCCCCTCTCTGCGTCCCGGTGGCTCCCGGTGCCCGGTCCAGCGGGGACAGAAACTTCGGGAAACAAGCGGCGGGGCCGGCctgctgcggggccggggctccTCTTGCGGATTTCTCCCCCCGGTTCGGTCCCTGCCGCAGCTAGGGTCGCTCCCTACGAAGCGGGGAAGGCACCGAGAGCCCCTCTCCGTAAATGCATTAAGAATCGTTGCAGGAGGAGGGTGTGCTGGGAGCGGGCTGAGGCTCAACACGGGCGCATTTCCGCCTTTCATCCGCCGCTCTGTACCAATCGTCGGATGATTGCGACAAACAATCCG ttttattattttacgAAACGAAAGAAGCAGAACCGG